The genomic interval TGCATAGGCTTTTTTGCCATGTGGAAATCCAATCGAAGCACTGTAAGTGGGTACTTCCTTGCAGGGCGATCTATGACATGGGTTGCAATTGGTGCTTCTTTGTTTGTAAGCAACATCGGAAGTGAAcacttcatagggcttgcagGATCAGGAGCAGCAAGCGGATTTGCCGTGGGGGCATGGGAATTCAATGCCTTAATGCTTTTGCAACTTTTGGGATGGATTTTTGTTCCGGTCTACATACATTCTGCAATATACACCATGCCTGGGTACTTATCCAAACGCTTTGGAGGGCACAGAATTCAAGTATATTTTGCTGTTTTGTCTCTAATTCTCTATATCTTCACCAAACTCTCAGTAGATTTGTATTCGGGAGCATTGTTCATTCAAGAGTCATTGGGctggaatatttatttatcagtgacACTTTTGATTGGAATGACTGCATTGCTGACAGTGACTGGAGGTCTTGTGGCAGTTATCTACACAGACGCAGTTCAAGCTTTGCTTATGATTATTGGTgccttcacacttatgatcataaGTATTAGAGAAGTGGGTGGGTTTGAAGAGCTTAAACGAAAATACATGTTGGCCATACCAAATGTTACATCAATTTTATTGACACATAATCTTTCCAGTACTAATTATTGCCATGTTGACCCAAAACCGGACGCACTGAAAATGTTACGTGAGCCAACTGATGAAGATATTCCTTGGCCTGGTTTCATTTTGGGACAGACTCCAGCTTCTGTATGGTACTGGTGTGCAGACCAAGTAATTGTCCAGAGAGTGTTAGCAGCAAAAAATATTGCTCATGCTAAAGCAGCCACTCTGATGGCAGGTTTTTTAAAACTCTTACCTATGTTCCTTATAGTTATTCCAGGTATGATATCACGGGTATTGTTTGCAGATGATATTGCATGCATCAATCCAGAACATTGTATGAAAGTTTGTGGAAGCAGAGCTGGATGCTCTAACATTGCCTATCCGCGTCTGGTAATGAATCTTGTTCCTGTTGGTCTGAGGGGCCTTATGATGGCTGTAATGATAGCTGCTCTAATGAGTGATTTAGATTCTATCTTTAACAGTGCCAGTACCATCTTTACACTTGATATATATAAGCTCATAAGGAAGACTGCATCATCCAGAGAACTGATGATTGTTGGAAGAATTTTTGTCGCTTTCATGGTTGTAACAAGCATTGCTTGGGTCCCAATAATAGTGGAAATGCAAGGAGGACAAATGTATCTATATATACAAGAGGTAGCAGATTATTTGACTCCTCCAGTGGCTGCTATATTTCTTTTAGGTGTATTCTGGAAGCGCTGTAATGAACAAGGGGCCTTCTTTGGTGGGATGATTGGATTTGCTTTAGGAGCTACACGGTTGATTCTGGCATTTATCTATCGTGTCCCTGAATGTAACCAGCCAGACACTAGACCATTTTTCATCAAGAATATCCATTATATGTATGTTGCTACTGGACTGTTTTGGATCACTGGAATTGTGGCTATAATAGTCAGCTTTTTGACCCCACCACCTTCAACAGAACAAATTCGTACAACTACATTTTGGTCTACAAAAAACAGAACTGTAAAAGAAAGCACATTAACAGGCAGTCCATATGAAGCACAAGAAAAGAATGTGTTAAAGTATGGTGTAGTGGTATCTTCAAATGGGAAGTCTGAAGATAATG from Thamnophis elegans isolate rThaEle1 chromosome 6, rThaEle1.pri, whole genome shotgun sequence carries:
- the SLC5A3 gene encoding sodium/myo-inositol cotransporter gives rise to the protein MRAALQPADIAIVALYFVLVLCIGFFAMWKSNRSTVSGYFLAGRSMTWVAIGASLFVSNIGSEHFIGLAGSGAASGFAVGAWEFNALMLLQLLGWIFVPVYIHSAIYTMPGYLSKRFGGHRIQVYFAVLSLILYIFTKLSVDLYSGALFIQESLGWNIYLSVTLLIGMTALLTVTGGLVAVIYTDAVQALLMIIGAFTLMIISIREVGGFEELKRKYMLAIPNVTSILLTHNLSSTNYCHVDPKPDALKMLREPTDEDIPWPGFILGQTPASVWYWCADQVIVQRVLAAKNIAHAKAATLMAGFLKLLPMFLIVIPGMISRVLFADDIACINPEHCMKVCGSRAGCSNIAYPRLVMNLVPVGLRGLMMAVMIAALMSDLDSIFNSASTIFTLDIYKLIRKTASSRELMIVGRIFVAFMVVTSIAWVPIIVEMQGGQMYLYIQEVADYLTPPVAAIFLLGVFWKRCNEQGAFFGGMIGFALGATRLILAFIYRVPECNQPDTRPFFIKNIHYMYVATGLFWITGIVAIIVSFLTPPPSTEQIRTTTFWSTKNRTVKESTLTGSPYEAQEKNVLKYGVVVSSNGKSEDNVKNEQPENVNLLITSRDDSNPVISLNSEVETPVDCYSNGQAALMDNKKSEEEIGSNDKDWKFIDWFCGLKSKNVNERATQDKREEETICLQMLEETPKVKLLLNFGLFCVCFLGIFMFVYFSL